The Gammaproteobacteria bacterium genome segment TGTCGATGCCCGCCAGACCCGCGCCCACTACGGCTACGTCGGCCCGCAATACTTCGCCGTCTTTGAGTGTGGCGATATTCCGTATCATGTCAGTACCGGTCGTTGTGGTTGCGGGCGCAGCGTGCCGATCAAGCTCACCGCAACGCTATTTGATGACCACCGCATGCAAGGTCGCGGGCATGAAGGCGTCCGTTATTCTTTGCGGGCCGCGACCCGAAACGCTGTCGTACTGGCGGATCATGAACACATCCATCCACGGCACCACGTGATACAAAAGCTCGATCACGGGCCGGAATAGTGGGAACACGTCACACTGCAGATTGATCCGTTGCAACAGTATTGCGATGGTCTGAAACGGACGGCTCGATCCACGCAGCACCTCGAAGCGCGCCCATTCACGGAACAGCAGCCGGAAGCCGTGCGCCGTAAAGTGGAAGAAGTTGTCGGGGGCGCTGTGCGTGGGGAATACGGCGCTGGCGGAAATGATTAGACGCCCGTGCGGCTTAAGGATGCGCCGGAATTCGTCGATGATCCTCTGTGGGTCGGGCACGTGCTCCAGCAGCCCGGTACACAGGACGATCTCGAAACTCTGGTCGCCGATGAAGCTGAGATCCTGAAAATAAGCATCCGTGTAGAGGTTGGCCGGTTTGTCCTCGCGCTTGCTGACCACGTAGGCATTCGGGAAAAAACGCTTGTGGTTGACGTCGTTGGAGTGCACCACCAATGCGTACGCC includes the following:
- a CDS encoding class I SAM-dependent methyltransferase, whose translation is MRRGKLWRRLCRFSFSRRRISRASLARLCGEQASEAYALVVHSNDVNHKRFFPNAYVVSKREDKPANLYTDAYFQDLSFIGDQSFEIVLCTGLLEHVPDPQRIIDEFRRILKPHGRLIISASAVFPTHSAPDNFFHFTAHGFRLLFREWARFEVLRGSSRPFQTIAILLQRINLQCDVFPLFRPVIELLYHVVPWMDVFMIRQYDSVSGRGPQRITDAFMPATLHAVVIK